The nucleotide sequence GAAATGCACACTCTTGATCAAtggactatgcttctctagcttgtcaagAGTGtgcaacaatatgtatataaccataaatatctatttttaacctatatacttaaaaaaaaatttcgacgaagggtgttcatctgaccagTCTTCGGTAGCGGTAGCTCCACCCCTGTTGCCATATGGAATGTTGAAATTAAAGAGTTTCTAAAAACGGACAGAGGCGTTCTTTTCGAAACAGAcaaaaaaggaaagtaagtcaAGCAAATTGGAATGCAGAGAGTATTACTCTATTGAATATTAGGGGTACTTCGTCTTACATTATTTTTTGTCTTCATTGAAAATAATTTAGAATCTTGTTCTTTCTTGGGAAATGTAGGCTGCAGCAACAGAAGGACAGGAAGCTAATGTTGTTACAGATTATGTTCTTAAGGTAACATTTGCAATGTCCAATTATTTTTCACGTTAGCGTTTTTAATCTGTTGACGTAGGTAACCTGCCTTATTTTTCGGACTACTTATCTGCCGGTAACAATAATTGCTTCTAACTTCAATGTGCAGATATTGGGACTTGACATATGTGCTGATACTATGGTGGGAGATGAAATGATAAGGGGTATTTCAGGAGGACAAAAGAAACGTGTAACAACTGGTGAAATGCTTGTTGGACCATCAAAGGCGcttttcatggatgaaatctCAACTGGATTGGACAGTTCAACTACTTTCTCCATTGTCAATTCTCTAAGACAAACGGTGCAGCTGTTGAAGGGAACTGCTGTGATATCTTTGTTGCAGCCAGCCCCTGAGACTTACAACCTGtttgatgacattattttgttGTCAGACGGATACATTGTCTATCAGGGTCCTCGAGAAGATGTTCTTGACTTCTTTGAATCCATGGGATTCAAATGCCCCGAGAGAAAAGGGGCAGCAGATTTCTTGCAAGAGGTAAGTCTTACAATAAAGTATAACCAACAAAGATTATAACGTTGAAGTGGGTGATCATCTCATCTAAAAGTTTAAACTTAGTGATAGCACGCTTTTATGTCGTTAATTATGTCTTCAACGCTCCCAATCATGTGTGGTGATGTGACTTAACCAATGACCTCTATCTATTATGATACTAAAAGTTTACGTTCTAAAACGTGGATGTCCAGGTAACATCAAAGAAGGACCAACAACAATATTGGGCTAAGAGGAATGAGCCTTATAGGTTTGTGACATCAAAAGAGTTTGCTGAGGCATATCAATCTTTCCATGTTGGAAGAAAACTCAGTGCTGAGCTCGCAACTCCGTATGACAAGAGTAAAAGCCACCCTGCTGCTTTGTCTACTCAGAAGTATGGTATAGGGACGAAACAATTGTTGAAGGTCTGTGCTGAACGAGAATTCCTACTAATGAAGAGGAACTCATTCGTTTACATCTTCAAGCTCTCTCAGGTACCTTTACTTGGTGAAACTACTATATATTACTATGTGGTTTGTCTCATAACTATGTACCAATTGTAATGGTCGCTTTGTTTCTCTAATGTTTTCTCAGCTAGCGGTTATGGCACTTATAACGATGAGTGTCTTTTTCCGAACTAAACTGCCCCGGGATGATATGGATGATGGTGGGATATATGCTGGTGCTCTCTTTTTCGTGGTCGTTATGATTATGTTTAATGGAATGGCTGAGATCGCCTTGACAATTTTCAAGCTTCCGGTCTACTTCAAGCAAAGGGACCTTCTCTTTTACCCTTCATGGGCTTATGCCCTTCCCACATGGATTCTCAAGATCCCTATAACATTTGTTGAGTGTGGTATGTGGACATTCCTCACATATTATGTCATGGGATTTGATCCAAATGTTTCGAGGTAAGCTAAGAAAATACACTACAAATCAATCAGGCGGCATTCACAATTCCGTGATTAATGTTAATCGACTATTCCTTTTGCAGATTGTTCAAACAGTTCTTGCTTCTCGTACTAGTACACCAGATGGCATCAGCATTGTTCCGATTCATTGGAGCAATGGGGAGAACAATGGGAGTAGCTAGCACTTTCGGAGCATTTGCTTTGCTTTTACAATTTGCACTGGGAGGATTTGTCCTTGCTAGAGGTATATTTTTCGGTTTTTGAAACAATTATATTTCTTATGGCCGACCATAACTTGTTCGGAACTGAAGCATAGTTATTGTTGTAATTcgatctttatttattttctatttttccgATGCTGCAGAGGATGTGAAGAAATGGTGGATTTGGGGTTACTGGACTTCACCACTGATGTATTCCGTGAATTCAATTCTTGTGAATGAATTTGATGGAAAGAATTGGAAACATGTAAGTGCTTATGCATAACACATTGTGCATATCGTTCAATTTTCTCATATATGGATGCTAATATCCACTTAAAATGAACTAGATTGCGCCAAATGGAACCGAGCCCCTTGGAGCTGCAGTCGTAAGAGCTAGGGGATTCTTTCCAGATGCATACTGGTACTGGATAGGTTGTGGGGCACTTCTTGGATTCACGATGGTCTTCAACATCTTCTACAGTATTTCACTCGCTTACCTAGACCGTGAGTATCTCTACTTTTCTgttgaaaagatgaaaaaaatattaagtacTAACAAGAACGTAATTGCAGAAATCTCAATTTGATAGGTCTCTTTATTAATACCTTATTTCTTATATATAACTGCAGCATTTGGTAAGCCACAAGCTATGATATCAGAAGATGATGAGATTGCTGATAATGTTGAACTCACCGAAAGAAGTGAAACTGAGGGCCAGGATAAGAAGAAGGGAATGGTTCTTCCATTTGAACCCCATTCCATCACTTTTGATAATGTTGTATACTCCGTTGACATGCCTCAGGTAACTTTCCTGAAGTTGTCACTAGTAATATTAGTAACCAGTGAGACTTTACTTTCGTTAAACAGCTGACTTAACATTCCAATGACTTGCAGGAAATGAAGGAACAAGGTTCCGCTGAAGATAGATTAGTACTTCTGAAGGGCGTAAGTGGCGCTTTTAGGCCTGGTGTTCTCACAGCTTTGATGGGCGTTAGCGGAGCAGGTAAAACGACATTGATGGATGTCTTGGCCGGAAGGAAaaccggaggatatattgatggtGACATCAAGATTTCTGGATATCCGAAAAAGCAAGAAACCTTTGCACGTATTTCTGGTTACTGTGAGCAGAATGACATCCATTCGCCTTATGTTACAGTTTATGAGTCCTTGGTTTACTCAGCTTGGCTGCGTTTACCTCAAGATGTTGACGAAAACAAGAGAAAGGTCCGTTCCCCTAAATTCGTTCTCCATAACGATAATCTATCCTACTAATTGGTCAAACTTTCTAAAGAAGCATGCATGGCAACCACTAACACAATCGCTTCATTACCTATTTGCAGATGTTTGTTGACGAAGTTATGGAACTTGTAGAGCTAACTCCATTAAGATCAGCCTTAGTTGGATTGCCCGGAGTCAATGGTCTATCAACCGAGCAACGCAAACGGTTGACCATTGCAGTTGAACTGGTAGCAAACCCCTCTATCATCTTCATGGATGAACCGACTTCAGGGTTGGATGCAAGAGCTGCTGCCATTGTAATGAGAGCTGTTAGGAACACTGTCGATACTGGAAGAACCGTCGTCTGTACCATTCATCAGCCTAGCATCGACATTTTTGAAGCCTTTGATGAGGTGAGTTTATTAACCTTCCAAGACAATGAAACTAATATTTCCGTTTTCTTTTGCATCTGAATACTAAAGTAAACACAACTTTACAGCTATTTCTCATGAAACGAGGAGGCCAGGAGATATATGTTGGTCCTCTAGGTCGCCATTCTTGCCATTTGATAAAATACTTTGAGGTATGTTATCAGAACAAAAACAATGTTTTCTTTTTCGCCAAACTCATTATTAAGTACTAATATTTGTTTTATCTTGAATTCAGTCGATGCATGGAGTTAGTAAGATAAAAGAGGCTTACAATCCAGCAACGTGGATGTTAGAAGTCACAGCCTCATCTCAAGAAATGATGTTAGGGGTCGACTTTGCTGATTTATACAGGAATTCCGACCTCTACAAGAGGAACAAAGCGTTGATTGCAGAATTAAGTACGCCTCGTCCCGGTACAAAGGATCTGCATTTTGAAACTCAATTCTCACAGCCTTTTTGGACTCAATGTATGGCTTGTCTCTGGAAGCAACACTGGTCGTACTGGCGTAATCCAGCTTACACTGCAGTTAGATTCATTTTCACAACATTCATAGCAATTGTCTTTGGCACAATGTTTTGGGATCTTGGTACCAAAGTGTAAGCACCAATCACAATGACGAGTAAATGTTAACTTTAAAGAAAACATCTTATAGTATTTAAGCTAACTTATTCGAGCTTTGTTCATCATAGGAGTCGGAGCCAGGATCTTATCAACGCTATGGGATCCATGTATGCTGCAACTCTCTTCCTCGGTGTACAAAATTCATCATCAGTCCAGCCTGTTGTAGCCGTTGAGCGTACTGTATTTTACCGAGAAAAAGCTGCTGGAATGTATTCTGCTATACCTTATGCCTTTGGACAGGTAAACAGACAGTTCAATTTATCacaatttatacatatttttggagCTAATTTCTCAGACGGTCACTCAACTTTGTATTGATACATGAAACTTGACTTTCTCACAGGTTTTCATCGAAATACCTTATGTATTTGTACAATCGGTTTTCTATGGTGTCATCGTGTATTCAATGATCGGATTTGAATGGACTGCTGCCAAATTCTTTTGGTACTTCTTCTTCATGTACTGCACCCTCTTGTACTTCACCTTCTATGGTATGATGACTGTGGCTATCACCCCGAACCAAAATGTTGCTTCTATTGTCGCGGCCTTCTTCTATGCAGCATGGAATCTCTTCTCAGGATTCATCGTTCCACGACCTGTAAGTTCTTAAAATCCATCGTTCTTTTACCCATGTAAACTAATCTGAAGCTCGAAAATATAACATGTTATCGTTGTCCTTTCTTTGCTGAAAACAGCGTATTCCAATATGGTGGAGATGGTACTACTGGGCATGCCCCGTTGCATGGACACTGTACGGTCTTGTTGCATCACAATTCGGAGACATTCAAACTAAACTTAGCGATGATGAAACTGTGGAACAATACTTGAGGCGTTATTTCGGATTCAAGCATGATTTTCTTGGCATAGTTGCAGCTGTGATAGTCGCGTTGCCTGTTATGTTTGCCTTGACATTTGCATTGTCCATTAAGGCATTCAACTTCCAGAGAAGATAAAAGACACTTGACCTACCAAAACTTATGTATAGGTCACAACTTGAAGTCTGAAGACTATTTCttgtaaccttttttttttaaattattaccactatgtatgtatgttttttttttcaaaattttccttATTGAATTCCAAGTTTTGTGTAGAAATAATTACTTAATGATAAATGAAAATGTTATATACCATCAATTTTTCTTTCGTAGTTGTGGAAATGAAAGTAAGAACCATGCGCGTGGATGAAAAATCAAGCTTATATTGAACGGTGACATTTGAGTATTCTAAATTTTCCTCAATATTTATTCAGAATCTAGTCAAGTCAACGTATTCaccaaaaaaaatagttgaaaaataaaaagaccaCATTTGCGTTAATGTATGCTGAACTTACTCCTATATAAGTGGTTTACCTTTTAGTCTAATGGACACAATAATTCTTTTGTTCTATATGGTATTATCATTATACAAAAACTTGAAAGAgcacaaatttttttaaaaatttgggcATCTCCCAATACTTTTTTATGTTCATTTGGACATGATACAAGTATTGGAGACAACATTTTCAGTTAAAAGGAAAAGAGATTAGCCTTTAGATCGATCAAGTGTACATTGGTTCGCGATGGAGGCTCCGAATCTTAACAATTTTAGAGGTAGTATGAGGGAAAGTTTAAGGGATAATGCTAGTAACTCCATATTTTCGCGATCAACGagagatgaagatgatgaagaggctCTTAGATGGGCTGCATTAGAGAAATTGCCAACGTTTAATCGAATGAGAAAAGGTTTATTGTTTGGACCAGAAGGTGAAGCTATTGAAGTTGATACAAATAATATTGGACATCAAGAAAGGAAGAATTTGCTTGATAGACTTGTTAAGGTTGCTGATGAAGATAATGAAAAGTTCTTGTTGAAACTCAAGGATAGAATTGAGACGTAAGTTGAGATAATTTTATgtatagtttgtttgtttttcattCGAGAAATCTTGGCGCGACGGTAAGAGTTGTTTCTGTGTAATTAGAAGGTCACGAGTTGGTCTAGACTGAGAGTTGTAAAAATAGCCTTGTGCATAGTTTGTTTGTCATTCGAGAAATCTTGGGGCAATGGTAAGAGCTGTTTTTGTGTGACTAGAAAGGTCACGAGCTGGTCTAGACTTCAAGTTGTAAAAATAGCCTCTTATAGAATGTGAAGTAAATCTAGGTATACCAGACACAACGTGGTATAATTCTTAGGGGAGCGTGCGCATAATAAGAGTTGTGATTGTGTGTCCAGGGATCAAGGTTTAAGCCGTGATAACAATCTCTTGTAGGCGGAGTTAGAATGTTAGGGGCCATTTGGCcatggttttttttttcttttttaacttttctcagaACCGACTCTCGAAAATCATGTTTGGCCATAATATCTCAGAATTCAATTTAAAGTTTGAATTCCAGATTTTGAAAcccaccaaaaaaattattttcactccaaatcacccacaaaatttaaaaataactcaaatttatatttagagTCAAACGctttttaaatttcataattttcatcGTCAAACGAGCCCTTAAATTTATGGGTTTTGAACGGCACATTCTTTTTACTTactgaattttaaataaaatatttttacatattaaccccttttaaaaaaaataaaaaaataaaatacaaatacatgattTAAGTCAAAGTTACTAATGCTCTACTCTTGATCTTTCCTCGGACCGAGGCATAACGAAAACTTAGTGCATCCAAACTTTTTCTAATTTGAGTTGagttttccttttctatttttatttgattagtatttaactttttctctttctttttttttcaaaaaaaaaaaaaaattgaaaaaattacagAGTTGGAATTGATTTGCCATCAATAGAAGTGAGATATGAGCATCTAAACATTGATGCAGATGCATATGTAGGAAGCAGAGCTTTGCCTACTTTTATCAACTTTATGACCAACTTTGTTGaggtaaaaatatgaaataaaatttcaacatttaACATTTCTATTTCCTTCAAGAATTATGGTAAAAACCACatttaaattatcatttttgGACGAGTTTCATACTTAaactattcattattttttttacctagataaattattagtaCTCCTTTTGTATTAAAATGATACTGAGTTGGCCAAATATTATTTCTGCTAGACAATAAACATGTGTAGGCCAACTCAGCATCCTAGTGCGTTTTGATACAAAGGAAATGATAGTTTAAGTAGGTAAATTGAAATAATGAATAGTTAAGGTATAAAAGTCATGAAAATGCGAGTTAAGGTGAAAAGTAAAATATCTAGTAGCCctgaattatgatcaaatttattacgacacactccaacttcatatGAGGTCTATTatccctgaactcaattttagtatatttttgtcaccctttttagctgatgtcgcatctttttagctgacgtgatacTTTTAACGTGAAtctcatttttatgtaataaacaTGTTAGCACAAAAGGggataaaaatatgttaaaattgagttcagtGGGTAATAAAAAGTTGGAGTGTGGCGTAAGAATTTTGATCATAATTCGAGGGGGAGCTGAATGCTTATCTCTAAGGTAAATGAAAAAAGTTTAGATGTGTTTTTGATAGTTAACTGTTGTTTTTAATTGAAActaacttctttttttctttccaattTTTTTTGGTCCAAAGACATTCTTGAATTCTGTTCACATACTTCCAAGTAGAAAGAGGCAAATAACAATTCTCAAAGATTTAAGTGGTATGATTAAGCCCTCCAGAATGACACTACTTTTGGGACCTCCAAGTTCTGGAAAGACTACTTTGTTATTAGCTTTGGCTGGAAAACTTGATCCTACTTTAAAGGTGAGATTTTCTCAATTTAATACGCAATATAACTGGTAGTTACATAAAATAAAGCCTTATAATCTGATTTTTTCAAACATATCGAGAGTTTTAGTGTAACGTGTCATTTTTACTATGCTATGTATATTTTCCTTCATGTTGGTGTGACTAACAAATTACAAATATATGTAATATGTCACTAACTTATTAGGAGTACTACTAGTAGTAAGtaatatttttggagtttaaaTTTTATGCACCGTCAATATATATCTTTCAGGATGATAGGTAAGCTTTCTTAAAATGTGGAGTTTGAGATcttgaaaataaactaaagagaTAATATCAATTACCCTCCTGAATTATACTCAAAAATTTCATGACACACCTTAACttaaaggggtcctattaccactgaactaattaaaagtgtaaattTGAAATCCTTAATGCCCACGtggtgcctatgtggcacatacgtgacACAACACATTGAAATGTCTACGTAGGCACACGTGTATGCCatgtatgtgccacataggcatcACATAGGTAATAAGagtgtcaaaattatacttttaattaattCAGGAATAATAGGATATAGTTCATgagtaattgggtattttttctAAACTAAAATTGCCTATTatggtgtaatttttttttgactgATAGTGTATAGTACTTAAATTCGCGTCTTTCAAGTActttcttaaataaaaaatttaaagtaatttggtgaatttaaaaataaattatcttataAAAGATTTGTCTTATATGCACCAACTATATAATTGAATCTATTACAGAATCATTACAATTTAACCTACTAATTTTACCTTTAATTACCTCAAAATTGACttaatactataattttttaagagATAAGTATAGTATCCTCGAACTATGttaaagttgctacgacacatcTCAATTTTACAGAATCCTATTATCCTGAACTtcattttagcatatttttatcaccTTTTTTGCATTGACATGAcacatttattacataaaatagagTCCACATTAAAGGTGCCATGTCACctaaaaaattgacaaaaatatactaaaatttagtTTGGCCCGTAAAATTGAAGTGTATCGTAACAAATTTGACCATAGTTTAGGgactagatgctttactcattTTTTACATTGTCAAATTCATAGAAGTAGAACCCTTTTATAACCAGGGCGGTCAAGTAGCGGGATCTGGAAAGAATCGTATAACAGAAGTCTATTATATGCAGTCTTACCATGCATTTCTAGTGGAGGCTGTTTCCATGAATTGAACCGGCgataacaactttaccagttactccaatccttttataaataattttttttattaaaaaaaaaaagaaaagctaaAGTTTTTCCTTTATTTGGGAAATTCAGGTTACTGGGAATGTGACATACAATGGACATGAACTATATGAATTTGTGCCACAAAAAACAGCTGTTTATATCAGTCAACATGACTTGCATATTGGAGAAATGACTGTAAGGGAAACTTTGGAATTTTCTGCAAGATGCCAAGGAGTTGGCCCTAGATATggttagtataatttttttaaaaaaataatgcaattttTATAAgtgacttttatttattttttgagttaaaaGGGTTTAAAAACACCTAAATTATTACTTTTCGCGAGTTTCATACCTCAACTATTAATTCCTTTATATTAAAAACACCTCAGGACCGTGTAGGTCAACTCAATATCAAGGTGTGTTTTTGTCTGTATATGACTCTGGTGTCTGGACCAGATTCACGCGCCTTGACTAATTCCAATGGATGCGTGCCACCTCCCACCAGGTTCAAGTAACTCTATCCACCGAGACTAGAacaaatgggaagaaatcacctaatatttttttctctgcTGAAATTTGAACCTTCTTTATTGACTACTAGGCCACACCCTTAAGTGCCATCGAGGTGTGTTTTAATACAAAGGGAGTGGTAGTTAAGGTATGATACTCACTAGCAGGTGATAGTTTGGCTAGTAAATAGAATAATGGATAGTTGAGATATGAAACTCGCGAAAACGTGATAGTTTAGGTAAGTAAATAGAACAATGAATAGTTGAGATATGAAACTCGCGAAAAGGTGATAGTTTAGGTAGATAAATAGAAGAACGGATAATTAAGATATGAAACACGCGAAAAAGCTGATAGTTTAGGCAGGTAATAAAACAATGGATAGTTGAGACATTAACTCGCGAAAAAGTGATAGTTAAAGAAGGTAAATAGAACGACAGATAGTTGATGCATGAAACTCGCAAAAAGGTGATAGTTTAGATGCTTTTTATCATCATTAGCTCTTCTTATTTGCACTGATAACATATATATttgtttatgtttctttttgtatTTGAAAACTGGTACAGAGATGTTGGCTGAACTATCAAGAAGAGAGAAAGCATCTAAAATCAAACCAGATCCTGATATTGATATCTACATGAAGGTAAGAATACTAAATCTTTTAgctaagttgcttggactctccaaaaatgttacTGCACtcatgtcggatcctccaaaaatgtcctacttttgaaggatccaacatgCACCCCATGACATTTTTCAAGAGTCCGAGCAACGTAGTCGTTTAGTATATTTAcatttatagttttaatttttattgtttttgggaATGTAGGCTTCAGTTACAAAAGGACAGGAAGCCAATGTTGTTACAGATTATGTTCTTAAGGTAACATTTACAATCCAAATACTTTGCTTAATAAGGATTTAATGTATATAGTGCTTTTTAACTTGTTGTAAATGATAACCTATCTTATGGACGTTATCTATAGTTATCTTCCAGTAACAGTAATTTCGCTTCCATTTGCAGATTTTGGGACTGGATGTCTGTGCGGATACTATGGTTGGAGATGAAATGTTAAGGGGTATTTCAGGGGGGCAAAAGAAGCGTGTAACAACGGGTGAAATGCTTGTTGGACCAGCAAAGGCGcttttcatggatgaaatctCAACTGGATTGGACAGTTCAACTACTTTTTCCATTGTCAATTCGCTAAGACAATCGGTGCAGCTGTTGAAGGGAACTGCTGTGATTTCTCTGTTGCAGCCTGCCCCTGAGACTTACAACTTGTTTGATGACATAATTTTGTTATCAGATGGCTACATTGTCTATCAGGGCGCTCGAGAAGCCGTTCTTGAATTCTTTGAATCCATGGGATTCAAGTGCCCCGAGAGAAAAGGAGTGGCTGATTTCTTGCAAGAGGTATGTGACATTGTGTTGAATTGTCCAATTATTGTATCTTAAAGTTTATACTGTTAGAGAGAGCACACTTTTTATAGTTCATTATTTCCTCAATGTGTCCCTTCACGTATCACTCTGATTATTTTTCATGGGTGGTGATGAGACGTCACAAACGACCTTTGTATATTATGATACTATGTTGAAGAGTGTGACTGTAAAAGCTTAATATGTTAGATATACCATACATTTATATATGAAGTTTAGTTTCTAAATTGTGGGAGTATTAAATTACTTCTTGCAGGTAACTTCGAAGAAGGATCAACAACAATATTGGGCTAAGAAGAATGAGCCTTACAGGTTTGTCGCGTCAAAAGAATTTGCTGAGGCATATCAGTCTTTCCATGTTGGGAAGAAACTCGCTGATGAGCTTGCAACTCCATATGACAAGAGCAAAAGCCACCCTGCTGCTTTGTGTACTAAGAAGTATGGAATAGGGACGAAACAAATGTTGAAGGTCTGCGCTGAACGAGAATTCCTACTAATGAAGAGGAACGCATTTGTTTACATATTCAAGATGTTTCAGGTACTGACTACTTGATCTACTAGAAATATATGTGTGTTTGCCATTGCATAACCATATACCAATGACTAATTCTCCTTGTTTCTGCATTATTTTCTCAGCTCGCGGTAATGGCACTTATAACGATGACCGTCTTTTTTCATACTAAGATGCCCCGAGATAATATGGATGATGGAGGGATGTATGCTGGTGCTCTTTTTTTCGTGGTCGTTATGATTATGTTTAACGGAATGGCTGAGATTAACCTGACAATTTTAAAGCTTCCCGTCTTCTTCAAGCAAAGGGACCTTCTCTTTTTCCCTTCATGGGCTTATGCCCTTCCCACCTGGATTCTCAGAATTCCTATAACATTTATCGAATGTGCTATGTGGACATTCATCACATATTATGTCATGGGTTTTGATCCAGAGGTTTCAAGGTAAGGAAAGAAAATGAAAGTACAAACTAATAATGTTAGATTGCCTTTAGAATTTCATGATTATTAAGGGACTACCGTTTTGCAGATTGTTCAAACAATTCTTTCTTCTCGTACTTGTACACCAGATGGCATCTGGATTGTACAGATTCATTGGAGCAGCGGGAAGAACTATGGGAGTCGCTAGCACATTTGGAGCATTTGCACTGGTTTTACAATTTGCATTGTCTGGATTTGTTCTCTCGAGAGGTATATTTTATGATGTTCGCTGAAATTCTTTTTTCGTGTCCAATCAGatctatatttatttctattttccatGATGCTACAGAGGATGTGAAGAAATGGTGGATCTGGGGTTACTGGATCTCACCATTAATGTATTCTGTGAATTCAATTCTTGTGAATGAATTTGATGGAAAGAAATGGAAACGCGTAAGCTTTTTATCCCAAACCACATGCAAATAGCTAAGTTTCTCATATATGGATGCTCATATCCACTTTTAATTAAAACAGATGGCGACAAATGGAAATGAGACACTCGGACATGCAGTAGTAAGAGCTCGCGGATTCTTTCCAGATGCATATTGGTACTGGATAGGTGTTGGGGCACTTATCGCATTTGTAATAATCTTCAACTTCTGCTACAGTATCGGACTCGCTTACCTGAAGCGTGAGTTTCTTTGGTGCCTTTACTTCCcccttgaaaagaaaaatgacac is from Capsicum annuum cultivar UCD-10X-F1 chromosome 5, UCD10Xv1.1, whole genome shotgun sequence and encodes:
- the LOC107871249 gene encoding pleiotropic drug resistance protein 1 translates to MEPVNLNNMRGSSMRGSIRGSSMRGSLRASTNNSIWRNNGVEVFSRSARDEDDEEALKWAALEKLPTFDRLRKGLLFGSQSGGAINEVDINDLGYQQRKSLLERLVKVADEDNEKFLMKLKNRVDRVGIDLPSIEVRYEHLNIEADAYAGSRALPTFLNFMTNFVETLLNSLHILPNKKRQITILKDVSGIIKPCRMTLLLGPPSSGKTTLLLALAGKLDPALKVTGKVTYNGHELHEFVPQRTAVYISQHDLHIGEMTVRETLEFSARCQGVGSRFEMLAELSRREKAANIKPDPDIDIYMKAAATEGQEANVVTDYVLKILGLDICADTMVGDEMIRGISGGQKKRVTTGEMLVGPSKALFMDEISTGLDSSTTFSIVNSLRQTVQLLKGTAVISLLQPAPETYNLFDDIILLSDGYIVYQGPREDVLDFFESMGFKCPERKGAADFLQEVTSKKDQQQYWAKRNEPYRFVTSKEFAEAYQSFHVGRKLSAELATPYDKSKSHPAALSTQKYGIGTKQLLKVCAEREFLLMKRNSFVYIFKLSQLAVMALITMSVFFRTKLPRDDMDDGGIYAGALFFVVVMIMFNGMAEIALTIFKLPVYFKQRDLLFYPSWAYALPTWILKIPITFVECGMWTFLTYYVMGFDPNVSRLFKQFLLLVLVHQMASALFRFIGAMGRTMGVASTFGAFALLLQFALGGFVLAREDVKKWWIWGYWTSPLMYSVNSILVNEFDGKNWKHIAPNGTEPLGAAVVRARGFFPDAYWYWIGCGALLGFTMVFNIFYSISLAYLDPFGKPQAMISEDDEIADNVELTERSETEGQDKKKGMVLPFEPHSITFDNVVYSVDMPQEMKEQGSAEDRLVLLKGVSGAFRPGVLTALMGVSGAGKTTLMDVLAGRKTGGYIDGDIKISGYPKKQETFARISGYCEQNDIHSPYVTVYESLVYSAWLRLPQDVDENKRKMFVDEVMELVELTPLRSALVGLPGVNGLSTEQRKRLTIAVELVANPSIIFMDEPTSGLDARAAAIVMRAVRNTVDTGRTVVCTIHQPSIDIFEAFDELFLMKRGGQEIYVGPLGRHSCHLIKYFESMHGVSKIKEAYNPATWMLEVTASSQEMMLGVDFADLYRNSDLYKRNKALIAELSTPRPGTKDLHFETQFSQPFWTQCMACLWKQHWSYWRNPAYTAVRFIFTTFIAIVFGTMFWDLGTKVSRSQDLINAMGSMYAATLFLGVQNSSSVQPVVAVERTVFYREKAAGMYSAIPYAFGQVFIEIPYVFVQSVFYGVIVYSMIGFEWTAAKFFWYFFFMYCTLLYFTFYGMMTVAITPNQNVASIVAAFFYAAWNLFSGFIVPRPRIPIWWRWYYWACPVAWTLYGLVASQFGDIQTKLSDDETVEQYLRRYFGFKHDFLGIVAAVIVALPVMFALTFALSIKAFNFQRR
- the LOC107871250 gene encoding pleiotropic drug resistance protein 1-like, which encodes MEAPNLNNFRGSMRESLRDNASNSIFSRSTRDEDDEEALRWAALEKLPTFNRMRKGLLFGPEGEAIEVDTNNIGHQERKNLLDRLVKVADEDNEKFLLKLKDRIETVGIDLPSIEVRYEHLNIDADAYVGSRALPTFINFMTNFVETFLNSVHILPSRKRQITILKDLSGMIKPSRMTLLLGPPSSGKTTLLLALAGKLDPTLKVTGNVTYNGHELYEFVPQKTAVYISQHDLHIGEMTVRETLEFSARCQGVGPRYEMLAELSRREKASKIKPDPDIDIYMKASVTKGQEANVVTDYVLKILGLDVCADTMVGDEMLRGISGGQKKRVTTGEMLVGPAKALFMDEISTGLDSSTTFSIVNSLRQSVQLLKGTAVISLLQPAPETYNLFDDIILLSDGYIVYQGAREAVLEFFESMGFKCPERKGVADFLQEVTSKKDQQQYWAKKNEPYRFVASKEFAEAYQSFHVGKKLADELATPYDKSKSHPAALCTKKYGIGTKQMLKVCAEREFLLMKRNAFVYIFKMFQLAVMALITMTVFFHTKMPRDNMDDGGMYAGALFFVVVMIMFNGMAEINLTILKLPVFFKQRDLLFFPSWAYALPTWILRIPITFIECAMWTFITYYVMGFDPEVSRLFKQFFLLVLVHQMASGLYRFIGAAGRTMGVASTFGAFALVLQFALSGFVLSREDVKKWWIWGYWISPLMYSVNSILVNEFDGKKWKRMATNGNETLGHAVVRARGFFPDAYWYWIGVGALIAFVIIFNFCYSIGLAYLKPFGKPQAMISEDDENADNVRLIEGSETEGRDKKRGMVLPFEPHSITFDNVVYSVDMPQEIKDQGSTEDRLVLLKGVSGAFRPGVLTALMGVSGAGKTTLMDVLAGRKTGGYIDGDIEISGYPKKQETFARISGYCEQNDIHSPYVTVYESLVYSAWLRLPHDVDKNKRKMFVEEVMELVELTPLRSALVGLPGVNGLSTEQRKRLTIAVELVANPSIIFMDEPTSGLDARAAAIVMRAVRNTVDTGRTVVCTIHQPSIDIFEAFDELFLMKRGGQEIYVGPLGRCSCQLIKYFESMPGVSKIKDAYNPATWMLEVTATSQEMALGVDFADLYKNSDLYRRNKALIAELSTPRPGTKDLHFETQFSQPFWTQCMACLWKQYLSYWRNPSYTSVRFLFTVFLALIFGTMFWDLGTKVSRSQDLLNAMGSMYAATLFLGVQNSSSVQPVVAVERTVFYRERAAGMYSALPYAFGQVVIEIPYVFVQAAFYGIIVYAMIGFEWTAAKFFWYFFIMYFTLLYFTFYGMMTVAVTPNQNVASIVAAFFYAVWNLFSGFIVPRPRIPIWWRWYYWLCPVAWTLYGLVASQFGDLQNKLSDDENVEQFLARYFGFEHDFLGVVAAIIVACPFIFAFMFAFAIKTFNFQKR